One part of the Streptomyces nigra genome encodes these proteins:
- a CDS encoding SsgA family sporulation/cell division regulator, with protein sequence MNTTVSCELHLRLVVSSESSLPVPAGLRYDTADPYAVHATFHTGAEETVEWVFARDLLAEGLHRPTGTGDVRVWPSRSHGQGVVCIALSSPEGEALLEAPARALESFLKRTDAAVPPGTEHRHFDLDQELSHILAES encoded by the coding sequence ATGAACACCACGGTCAGCTGCGAGCTGCACCTGCGCCTCGTTGTGTCGAGCGAGTCCTCCCTGCCTGTCCCCGCAGGCCTGCGGTACGACACGGCCGACCCCTACGCCGTGCACGCCACCTTCCACACCGGAGCCGAGGAGACCGTCGAGTGGGTGTTCGCCCGCGACCTCCTCGCCGAGGGCCTCCACCGGCCCACCGGTACCGGCGACGTCCGTGTCTGGCCGTCGCGCAGTCATGGTCAGGGGGTCGTCTGCATCGCCCTGAGCTCGCCCGAGGGCGAGGCACTGCTCGAGGCCCCCGCGCGAGCCCTGGAGTCCTTCCTGAAGCGGACGGACGCCGCCGTGCCCCCCGGTACGGAACACCGTCACTTCGACCTCGACCAGGAGCTCTCGCACATCCTGGCGGAAAGCTAG
- a CDS encoding CGNR zinc finger domain-containing protein → MLITHDARCALDVVVDLVNTAPDEDGGEDGLSDITALADFVRKHDISDVGVLSEFDLSAVRKVRGRFASIFAASDPRAAAGLINELVAAAGTTPRLTDHDGHGWHVHYFAPGASVADHLAADCGMALAFFVVAGEQERLRRCEAPDCRHAFVDLSRNRSRRYCDSRTCGNRLHVAAYRARRKEATG, encoded by the coding sequence GTGCTGATCACCCATGACGCCCGGTGCGCACTCGATGTCGTGGTGGATCTGGTGAACACCGCGCCGGACGAGGACGGCGGCGAGGACGGGCTGTCGGACATCACGGCCCTTGCCGACTTCGTACGAAAGCACGACATCAGCGATGTCGGGGTGCTGTCCGAGTTCGATCTGTCGGCGGTGCGCAAGGTGCGCGGCCGGTTCGCGTCGATCTTCGCGGCGTCGGACCCGAGGGCCGCGGCCGGGCTGATCAACGAACTCGTGGCGGCGGCGGGCACCACTCCGCGCCTCACCGACCACGACGGCCACGGCTGGCATGTGCACTACTTCGCCCCGGGCGCGTCCGTGGCGGACCATCTCGCGGCCGACTGCGGCATGGCGCTGGCCTTCTTCGTGGTGGCCGGGGAGCAGGAGCGGCTGCGGCGCTGCGAGGCACCGGACTGCCGGCACGCCTTCGTGGACCTGTCGCGCAACCGTTCGCGCCGGTACTGCGACAGCCGGACCTGCGGCAACCGTCTGCATGTGGCCGCCTACCGGGCGCGCCGCAAGGAGGCCACCGGCTGA
- a CDS encoding DsbA family protein: MNDSSPDRTAVVLDFWCELQCPDCRSALDDLRALRARYGDRLELRLRHFPLEKHKHAFAAAQAAEEALEQGQGWPYIEAVLGRVEELDRQGEPFLIEAARELGLDAEEFDTALIDGRHILIVDADQAEGKAIGVTGTPTYVIDGERLDGGRSQEGLRERVEEIVDRLLAEQGA, from the coding sequence ATGAACGACTCCTCCCCCGACCGCACCGCTGTCGTCCTCGACTTCTGGTGCGAGCTGCAGTGTCCCGACTGCCGTAGCGCCCTCGACGATCTGCGTGCCCTGCGCGCCCGCTACGGCGACCGGCTGGAGCTGCGGCTGCGGCACTTCCCCCTGGAGAAGCACAAGCACGCGTTCGCCGCCGCGCAGGCCGCCGAGGAGGCCCTGGAGCAGGGGCAGGGGTGGCCGTACATCGAGGCCGTGCTCGGCCGGGTCGAGGAGCTGGACCGCCAGGGCGAGCCCTTCCTGATCGAGGCGGCCCGGGAACTCGGCCTGGACGCGGAGGAGTTCGACACCGCGCTGATCGACGGCCGGCACATCCTGATCGTCGACGCCGACCAGGCCGAGGGCAAGGCGATCGGCGTGACCGGCACCCCCACCTATGTGATCGACGGTGAGCGCCTCGACGGCGGCAGGAGCCAGGAGGGGCTGCGCGAGCGCGTCGAGGAGATCGTGGACCGGCTGCTGGCGGAGCAGGGGGCCTGA
- a CDS encoding GNAT family N-acetyltransferase: MTTTLRPTEPLQRHPDGTRSRRYQVCVNGRPVGVLLLGTHPVFGEGVARVTELRIEEADRRRGRATVAALAAEEVARGWGCTRIEVTVPGDAVPALRLVTALGYLVRNRGMAKALGDSPPALPPGSRARPMTESEYAEWIVKSDEDYVRSWVERGVPEDEARAKSRRDHEALLPHGLRTPGTTLDVLEHEGTPVGTVWVGTHQGRAYVYDVETVPEHRGRGHGRSLMLLAEGRAIAAGHRMIGLNVFAGNSAAERLYDSLGYETTAYALYKNLL, translated from the coding sequence ATGACCACGACCCTGCGGCCGACCGAGCCGCTTCAGCGCCATCCCGACGGGACCCGTTCGCGCCGCTACCAGGTGTGTGTGAACGGCCGCCCCGTCGGCGTCCTCCTGCTGGGCACGCACCCCGTCTTCGGCGAGGGCGTGGCCCGGGTGACGGAGCTGCGCATCGAGGAGGCCGACCGGCGGCGGGGCCGGGCCACCGTCGCCGCGCTCGCCGCGGAGGAGGTGGCGCGCGGCTGGGGCTGCACCCGGATCGAGGTGACGGTTCCCGGCGACGCGGTCCCGGCGCTGCGCCTGGTCACCGCGCTCGGCTACCTCGTGCGCAACCGGGGCATGGCCAAGGCCCTCGGCGACAGCCCGCCCGCGCTGCCGCCAGGCAGCCGGGCGCGGCCCATGACCGAATCCGAGTACGCGGAGTGGATCGTCAAGAGCGACGAGGACTACGTGCGCTCCTGGGTCGAGCGCGGCGTCCCCGAGGACGAGGCCCGGGCGAAGTCGCGCCGGGACCACGAGGCACTCCTGCCCCACGGGTTGCGGACGCCGGGGACGACCCTCGACGTCCTGGAGCACGAGGGCACACCGGTGGGCACCGTCTGGGTCGGCACCCACCAGGGCCGTGCCTATGTGTACGACGTCGAGACCGTCCCGGAGCACCGGGGCCGGGGTCACGGCCGCTCGCTGATGCTGCTGGCCGAGGGCCGGGCGATCGCCGCCGGGCACCGGATGATCGGCCTCAACGTCTTCGCGGGCAACTCCGCCGCCGAGCGGCTCTACGACTCGCTCGGCTACGAGACGACGGCGTACGCCCTCTACAAGAACCTGCTCTGA
- a CDS encoding aminotransferase class IV: MKIWLDGGLKDIETARVSVFDHGLTVGDGIFETVKAVDGRLFALTRHLDRLTRSALGLGLPAPDHDEVRRACAAVLEANPMPLGRLRITYTGGQGPLGSDRGEHGPTLVVALGETSRRPDSTAVVTVPWTRNERGALTGLKTTSYAENVVALARAHEHGASEALFANTVGQLCEGTGSNVFVVLDGEIHTPPVASGCLAGITRALTVEWTGAKETDLPLDVLERADEVFLTSTLRDVQAVHRVDDRELPGAPGPVTAKAMRIFEERSGDDLDP; encoded by the coding sequence GTGAAGATCTGGCTCGACGGCGGGCTGAAGGACATCGAGACCGCCCGCGTCTCCGTCTTCGACCACGGTCTGACCGTGGGCGACGGCATCTTCGAGACCGTGAAGGCGGTGGACGGCCGGCTGTTCGCGCTGACCCGGCACCTCGACCGGCTGACGCGTTCGGCGCTCGGGCTCGGCCTGCCCGCCCCCGACCACGACGAGGTCCGCCGGGCCTGTGCCGCCGTCCTGGAGGCCAACCCGATGCCGCTCGGCCGGCTGCGCATCACCTACACCGGTGGCCAGGGCCCGCTCGGCTCCGACCGCGGCGAGCACGGCCCCACGCTCGTCGTCGCCCTCGGCGAGACCAGCCGGCGCCCCGACAGCACGGCCGTGGTCACGGTCCCCTGGACCCGTAACGAGCGGGGCGCGCTCACCGGCCTGAAGACCACCTCGTACGCCGAGAACGTCGTCGCGCTCGCCCGCGCCCATGAACACGGCGCCTCCGAGGCCCTGTTCGCCAACACCGTCGGACAGCTCTGCGAGGGCACCGGCTCCAACGTCTTCGTCGTCCTGGACGGCGAGATCCACACCCCGCCGGTGGCGTCGGGCTGCCTCGCCGGCATCACCCGCGCCCTCACCGTCGAGTGGACCGGTGCCAAGGAGACCGACCTGCCGCTGGACGTCCTGGAGCGGGCCGACGAGGTCTTCCTCACCTCCACCCTGCGCGACGTGCAGGCCGTGCACCGCGTCGACGACCGCGAACTGCCGGGCGCGCCCGGCCCGGTGACCGCCAAGGCCATGCGGATCTTCGAGGAGCGCTCCGGCGACGACCTCGACCCGTAG
- a CDS encoding chorismate-binding protein has protein sequence MHDLPPLARFGDRVATGLLDVTSDPAALDSSGFWAVCADFEGALTCARFQDVLREEVPAPVPGAWAGPTAGDWTSSLDRVAYTAGVRRIREHIAAGEVYQANLCRVLSAPVAADADVDALTALLARGNPAPYAGTIRLPGHGVEIATASPELFLRRDGRVVESGPIKGTGRTEADLLEKDYAENVMIVDLVRNDIGRVCATGTVTVPDLCAVEKHPGLVHLVSTVRGELRPGAGWPELLDAAFPPGSVTGAPKSSALRIIDALETAPRGPYCGGVGWVDADRGTGELAVGIRTFWIDRDAGVLRFGTGAGITWGSDPEGEWRETELKASRLLAVASGTYEVSGEGLQP, from the coding sequence GTGCACGACCTCCCGCCTCTCGCCCGTTTCGGCGACCGCGTCGCCACCGGTCTCCTCGACGTCACCAGCGATCCCGCGGCCCTCGACTCCAGCGGCTTCTGGGCCGTCTGCGCCGATTTCGAGGGCGCGCTGACCTGCGCCCGCTTCCAGGACGTACTACGGGAGGAGGTGCCCGCCCCGGTGCCGGGGGCGTGGGCCGGGCCGACGGCCGGTGACTGGACGTCGTCCCTCGACCGCGTCGCGTACACGGCCGGGGTGCGGCGCATCCGCGAGCACATCGCGGCCGGCGAGGTCTACCAGGCCAACCTCTGCCGGGTGCTCAGCGCGCCGGTCGCGGCGGACGCCGACGTCGACGCGCTCACCGCCCTGCTGGCCCGCGGCAACCCGGCGCCGTACGCCGGAACGATTCGGCTGCCGGGGCACGGCGTCGAGATCGCCACCGCCTCGCCCGAGCTCTTCCTGCGCCGCGACGGCCGTGTCGTCGAGTCCGGGCCGATCAAGGGCACCGGCCGCACCGAGGCGGACCTCCTGGAGAAGGACTACGCCGAGAACGTCATGATCGTCGACCTCGTGCGCAACGACATCGGCCGGGTCTGCGCCACCGGCACGGTGACCGTCCCCGACCTGTGCGCCGTGGAGAAGCACCCCGGGCTCGTGCACCTGGTGTCGACCGTCCGCGGTGAGCTGCGCCCCGGCGCCGGCTGGCCGGAGCTCCTCGACGCCGCGTTCCCGCCCGGCTCGGTCACCGGCGCGCCCAAGTCCAGCGCGCTGCGGATCATCGACGCGCTGGAGACGGCACCGCGCGGGCCGTACTGCGGCGGGGTCGGCTGGGTCGACGCAGACCGCGGCACCGGCGAGCTGGCCGTCGGGATACGGACCTTCTGGATCGACCGGGACGCGGGCGTACTGCGTTTCGGCACCGGCGCGGGGATCACCTGGGGGTCGGACCCCGAAGGTGAGTGGCGGGAGACCGAACTGAAGGCGTCCCGGCTGCTCGCGGTAGCGTCGGGCACGTACGAGGTGAGTGGAGAGGGACTGCAACCGTGA